In a single window of the Prevotella melaninogenica genome:
- a CDS encoding CYTH domain-containing protein — protein MSGLEIERKFLVHKNKDWKKHASSCSHIQQGYFAAVNTVRVRIRDDKGYLTIKGPSRTGGLSRYEFEKEITLEEAQQLMLLCEPGVIDKHRHLVPFGGHTFEIDEFHGDNEGLVLAEVELGSEDELFDKPDFIGLEVTGNRHFYNSQMRRNPFKLWRDIVPEEYR, from the coding sequence ATGAGTGGATTAGAGATTGAAAGAAAGTTCTTAGTTCATAAGAATAAGGACTGGAAAAAGCATGCAAGTAGTTGTAGTCACATACAACAAGGATATTTTGCAGCAGTCAATACCGTTCGTGTTCGTATCAGAGATGATAAAGGCTATCTGACAATCAAAGGTCCATCACGTACAGGTGGTCTATCACGTTATGAGTTTGAAAAAGAGATTACACTGGAAGAAGCACAGCAGCTAATGCTTTTATGCGAGCCGGGTGTAATTGATAAGCATCGCCATCTTGTTCCTTTTGGTGGTCATACCTTTGAGATAGACGAGTTTCATGGGGATAATGAAGGACTCGTGTTGGCTGAGGTTGAGTTAGGTAGTGAGGATGAGTTGTTTGACAAGCCAGACTTTATAGGCTTGGAGGTGACGGGAAATCGCCACTTTTATAATTCTCAGATGCGTCGCAATCCATTTAAGCTTTGGCGCGATATCGTACCAGAAGAATACCGATAA
- a CDS encoding ComEA family DNA-binding protein: MNLKSIFYLHRSDRKVLLILLLFIVGSIGLIIFVGNQTTETSDVKNDSISKLKPTSFSHKEQLPAVETAEGKQLFPFDPNTATAEQLQQLGLAPFQVRNIIKYRSKGGVYHSPMDFARLYGLTRKQYRELEPYITIGDDYEPASTLASVQAYIAQKEADRQAAHAAYEAYKAQNAYKPNKGNDRDTLRYPLKLKAGERINLVTADTTQLKKVPGIGSGWARAILSYGKRLGGYVAVGQLQEIEGFPEESLPYFSIANPQTEKINLNTATLGQLRQHPYMNFYQARAICDYRRLKGKLSNLSQLHLLKDFTPESIERLRPYVAF, from the coding sequence ATGAATCTAAAATCGATTTTCTATCTCCATCGTTCCGATCGAAAAGTGCTACTGATACTCTTGTTGTTTATCGTTGGTAGTATTGGTTTGATTATCTTTGTTGGCAATCAGACAACGGAAACTTCAGATGTGAAAAACGACAGTATAAGTAAGCTTAAGCCCACTTCTTTCTCCCATAAAGAACAGCTTCCTGCAGTTGAAACGGCAGAAGGTAAACAGCTATTTCCCTTTGACCCGAATACGGCTACAGCCGAACAGTTGCAGCAGTTAGGCTTAGCCCCTTTCCAAGTGCGTAACATCATCAAGTATCGTTCTAAAGGAGGAGTCTATCATTCACCAATGGATTTCGCCAGACTCTATGGTCTTACGCGCAAGCAGTATCGAGAGTTAGAACCCTATATAACGATTGGCGATGATTACGAACCGGCCTCCACGCTCGCCTCTGTACAAGCTTATATTGCTCAAAAGGAAGCTGATAGGCAGGCTGCCCATGCTGCTTATGAAGCCTATAAGGCGCAAAACGCGTATAAGCCTAACAAAGGTAACGATCGTGACACTCTTCGCTACCCATTGAAACTAAAAGCAGGTGAGCGTATCAATCTTGTTACTGCTGATACAACCCAGCTAAAGAAGGTGCCTGGTATAGGCTCAGGGTGGGCACGTGCCATTCTCAGCTATGGTAAACGATTAGGTGGATACGTTGCTGTGGGACAACTGCAAGAGATAGAAGGATTCCCAGAAGAAAGTCTACCTTACTTCTCAATTGCTAACCCACAAACGGAGAAGATAAACCTAAATACCGCAACTCTTGGACAACTTCGCCAGCATCCTTATATGAACTTCTATCAGGCAAGGGCTATTTGTGATTATAGACGACTTAAAGGAAAACTTTCCAATCTCTCACAACTCCACTTATTAAAGGACTTTACTCCCGAATCAATCGAGCGTTTGCGTCCGTATGTTGCGTTTTAA
- a CDS encoding AMP-dependent synthetase/ligase, producing MQTIGHLSVLIHEQAKKYGAKPAITFRNFGSLEWKTVSWNQFSMRVKEVSNALLNLGMKPQEAIAVFSQNCIHHLYTDYGAYGVRVISIPFYATSSEQQIQYMIQDASIKFLFVGEQEQYDKARRIQSLCPTLERIIVFDSSVRLSQHDPNSIYFADFLKLGEGFPREAEVEERLATANYDDICNILYTSGTTGESKGVILTYKMYQAAMDANRKSVPVNEKDRVINFLPFSHVFERGWACLSLAAGAELIVNTYPKEIQQSMRETHPTCMASVPRFWEKVYVAVKERMEKSSIVQRKLFYYALNVGRKRNIQYLARGKRVPLGLEMEYKFVNKTVLSLVRKQLGLENPHIFPTAGAYVSPEIEEFVHSIGINMLVGYGLTESLATVTCDHDGQSYTVGSVGRPLQGIDIKISDEGEVLLKGPTIMPGYFRRDSANAEAFDKDGYFHTGDAGYMRNGELFLKERIKDLFKTSNGKYIAPQMVEGMLLVDKFIEQVSVIADQRKFVAALIVPEFSVLEEWAKENHIEFKDREELCQNERVNEMMRERIDTLQQRLASYEKIKRFTLLPHHFSMESGELTNTLKLKRSVVNRRYQDVIEKMYEE from the coding sequence ATGCAGACAATCGGACATCTCTCTGTTCTTATTCACGAACAAGCAAAAAAATACGGTGCAAAACCAGCAATCACTTTCCGTAACTTTGGTAGCCTGGAGTGGAAGACTGTGTCATGGAATCAGTTCTCAATGCGCGTAAAGGAAGTATCAAATGCTCTCTTGAACCTCGGAATGAAGCCACAAGAGGCTATTGCCGTATTTTCTCAGAACTGTATTCATCATCTTTATACGGATTATGGTGCATACGGCGTACGTGTGATTAGCATTCCGTTCTATGCAACAAGTTCTGAGCAGCAGATACAATACATGATTCAAGATGCCAGCATTAAGTTTCTTTTCGTTGGCGAACAGGAGCAGTATGACAAAGCACGTCGTATTCAATCTCTTTGTCCTACACTGGAGCGTATCATTGTTTTTGATTCAAGTGTACGCCTTAGTCAGCATGATCCGAATTCTATTTATTTCGCAGACTTCTTGAAGTTAGGTGAGGGTTTTCCGCGTGAGGCAGAGGTAGAAGAGCGTTTGGCAACAGCAAACTATGATGATATTTGTAATATCCTTTACACAAGTGGTACCACTGGCGAGAGTAAGGGAGTTATCTTGACTTATAAGATGTATCAGGCAGCTATGGATGCCAATAGAAAGAGTGTGCCTGTAAATGAAAAAGACCGTGTTATCAACTTCCTGCCGTTCAGTCATGTCTTCGAGCGTGGTTGGGCTTGTTTGTCTCTCGCTGCGGGTGCTGAATTGATTGTAAACACTTATCCAAAGGAGATTCAGCAGAGTATGCGTGAGACGCATCCAACGTGTATGGCGTCTGTACCTCGTTTCTGGGAGAAGGTTTATGTGGCTGTAAAGGAGCGCATGGAGAAGTCCAGCATTGTTCAGCGTAAACTCTTCTATTATGCTCTGAACGTTGGTAGAAAGCGTAATATACAGTATCTGGCACGTGGAAAGCGTGTTCCTTTGGGGTTGGAGATGGAGTATAAGTTTGTCAATAAGACTGTGTTGAGCCTTGTGCGCAAGCAGTTAGGATTGGAGAACCCTCATATCTTCCCAACAGCAGGTGCATACGTTTCTCCAGAGATTGAAGAGTTTGTACATAGCATTGGAATTAACATGCTCGTTGGTTATGGATTGACAGAGAGTCTTGCAACCGTTACCTGTGATCATGATGGTCAGTCTTATACCGTTGGTTCTGTGGGTAGACCACTTCAAGGTATTGATATCAAGATTAGCGATGAAGGTGAGGTTCTGTTGAAGGGTCCTACGATTATGCCAGGTTACTTCCGTCGTGACAGTGCGAATGCAGAAGCTTTTGATAAGGATGGCTACTTCCATACTGGTGATGCTGGTTATATGAGGAATGGTGAGTTGTTCTTAAAAGAACGTATCAAAGATCTTTTCAAGACTTCGAATGGTAAGTATATTGCACCACAGATGGTGGAAGGTATGCTACTTGTTGATAAATTCATTGAGCAGGTTTCGGTTATTGCTGATCAGCGTAAGTTTGTTGCTGCTCTGATTGTTCCAGAGTTTTCTGTATTGGAAGAATGGGCAAAAGAAAATCATATTGAGTTCAAGGACCGTGAGGAGTTATGCCAGAATGAGCGTGTTAACGAGATGATGCGTGAGCGTATCGATACCTTACAGCAGCGTTTGGCATCATACGAGAAGATTAAACGTTTCACCCTTCTCCCTCACCATTTCTCAATGGAAAGCGGAGAGTTGACGAATACATTGAAGCTGAAACGTTCGGTTGTAAACCGTCGTTATCAGGATGTAATTGAAAAGATGTACGAGGAGTAG
- the prfB gene encoding peptide chain release factor 2 → MITADQLKDIQERTEALHRYLDIDKKRIEFEEEQLRTQAPDFWDDPARAQEQMKKVKDIEKWVKDYDKTRALADEVQLAFDFYKDELVTEEEVDTAYAKVLKLIEGLELKNMLRQEEDPMECVMKINSGAGGTESQDWASMLMRMYMRWGEAQGYRVTISDIQEGDEAGIKSVTMKFEGGEYAYGYLKSENGVHRLVRVSPFNAQGKRMTSFASVFVTPLVDDTIEVYVDPARVSWDTFRSSGAGGQNVNKVESGVRLRYQYEDPDTGEQEEILIENTETRDQPKNRAKAMQLLKSQLYDRAMKKRMEEQAKIEAGKKKIEWGSQIRSYVFDDRRVKDHRTNYQTSDVDGVMDGKIDDFIKAYLMEFPTEE, encoded by the coding sequence ATGATAACAGCAGATCAGCTAAAAGATATCCAAGAACGCACTGAAGCGTTGCATCGTTATCTTGATATTGACAAGAAACGAATCGAATTTGAGGAGGAACAACTCCGTACACAAGCCCCAGACTTTTGGGATGATCCAGCTCGTGCACAGGAGCAGATGAAGAAAGTTAAGGATATAGAGAAATGGGTCAAAGACTATGATAAAACTCGTGCGTTGGCTGATGAAGTTCAGTTAGCGTTCGATTTCTATAAAGATGAACTCGTTACTGAGGAGGAAGTTGACACCGCTTATGCTAAGGTTCTGAAGTTAATCGAAGGCTTAGAGCTTAAGAACATGCTTCGTCAAGAGGAAGACCCGATGGAGTGTGTGATGAAGATTAACTCTGGAGCGGGTGGTACGGAGAGTCAAGACTGGGCTTCTATGCTGATGCGTATGTATATGCGTTGGGGCGAAGCACAGGGATATAGAGTTACTATCTCTGATATACAGGAAGGCGATGAGGCTGGTATCAAGAGTGTAACAATGAAGTTTGAGGGCGGAGAGTATGCTTATGGCTATTTGAAGAGTGAGAATGGTGTACATCGTTTGGTACGTGTAAGTCCGTTCAATGCCCAAGGTAAGCGTATGACAAGCTTTGCCAGCGTCTTCGTTACGCCATTGGTAGACGACACTATTGAGGTATATGTTGACCCAGCTCGTGTTAGTTGGGACACCTTCCGTTCGAGCGGTGCGGGTGGACAGAACGTCAACAAGGTGGAATCGGGTGTACGTCTACGCTATCAATATGAAGACCCTGACACTGGAGAACAGGAAGAAATCCTCATTGAGAATACGGAAACTCGCGACCAACCAAAGAACCGTGCGAAGGCTATGCAGCTCTTGAAGTCACAGTTGTATGACCGTGCAATGAAGAAACGCATGGAAGAACAAGCTAAGATTGAGGCTGGTAAGAAGAAGATAGAATGGGGTAGTCAGATTCGAAGTTACGTCTTTGATGACCGTCGTGTGAAGGACCATCGCACTAATTATCAGACTTCTGATGTGGATGGTGTGATGGATGGTAAGATTGATGACTTCATTAAGGCTTACCTCATGGAGTTCCCAACGGAGGAATAA
- a CDS encoding UDP-N-acetylmuramoyl-tripeptide--D-alanyl-D-alanine ligase, with the protein MDIQEIYKIYQAHPVVTTDSRNCPKGSIFLALKGVSFDGNKFAEAALEKGCSYAIIDEKEYAKAGDERYILVDDALVTYKELAREHRRQFSIPVIGITGTNGKTTSKELISAVLTEKFNVHHTEANYNNDVGVPRTLLDIRPEHEIAVIEMGASHPGDIEKLVTYVEPTCGLITNVGRAHLQGFGSFEGVKQTKGELYDFLKAHGSLLFLNESNPDLTEMAEQREFDRIITYGQDDTADVQGNVVSCAPCLKFEWQSSSLNTQQPSSTTYEVQTHLIGSYNLDNMLAAIAIGLHFGVTPQQINHALENYVPHNNRSQLTETAHNKLIVDAYNANPSSMAAAIENFQLMDVENKMAILGDMRELGDASAEEHQKVVELLKATDIRNVWLVGEEFAKTQTDFRKFNDIDEVKAETALHRPDNHYILIKGSNGIKLFELPDLL; encoded by the coding sequence ATGGATATACAGGAGATTTACAAGATTTACCAAGCGCATCCCGTCGTGACCACCGACAGTCGTAACTGTCCTAAAGGAAGTATTTTCTTGGCATTGAAGGGAGTTTCATTCGATGGTAATAAGTTTGCTGAAGCAGCCTTGGAAAAGGGCTGTAGCTATGCAATCATTGACGAAAAGGAATATGCAAAGGCTGGCGACGAGCGTTATATCCTCGTTGATGATGCCCTTGTTACTTATAAGGAATTGGCACGCGAACATCGTCGTCAGTTCTCAATCCCTGTGATTGGTATTACAGGAACAAACGGAAAGACGACAAGCAAAGAACTTATCTCTGCTGTATTGACTGAGAAATTCAATGTACATCATACGGAGGCGAATTATAACAACGATGTAGGTGTGCCTCGTACCTTGCTTGATATTCGTCCAGAACATGAGATTGCGGTTATTGAGATGGGTGCTTCTCATCCTGGTGACATCGAGAAATTAGTTACATACGTAGAGCCAACTTGCGGTTTGATAACCAATGTTGGTCGTGCGCATCTGCAGGGTTTTGGTAGTTTTGAGGGCGTAAAGCAGACAAAGGGCGAACTCTATGATTTCCTTAAAGCTCATGGAAGTTTGCTTTTTCTCAACGAGAGTAACCCTGATTTGACAGAGATGGCAGAGCAGCGTGAGTTTGATCGTATCATAACTTACGGACAGGATGATACTGCTGACGTGCAAGGTAACGTTGTTAGTTGTGCGCCATGTTTGAAGTTTGAATGGCAATCATCAAGCCTTAACACCCAACAACCATCATCCACCACCTACGAAGTTCAGACCCATCTCATTGGTTCTTACAACTTAGATAATATGTTGGCAGCCATTGCTATTGGTCTTCACTTTGGTGTTACGCCACAGCAAATCAACCATGCTTTGGAGAATTATGTCCCTCATAACAATCGTTCACAGCTGACAGAGACAGCACATAACAAACTTATTGTGGATGCATATAATGCTAATCCATCCAGTATGGCTGCTGCAATAGAGAACTTTCAGTTGATGGATGTAGAGAATAAGATGGCTATCCTCGGCGATATGCGTGAACTTGGAGATGCGTCTGCAGAAGAACATCAGAAGGTTGTGGAACTATTGAAAGCCACAGACATTCGTAATGTGTGGTTGGTTGGAGAGGAGTTTGCTAAAACACAAACTGATTTCCGCAAGTTTAATGACATCGATGAGGTGAAGGCGGAGACAGCTCTTCATCGTCCAGACAACCATTATATCTTGATAAAAGGTAGTAATGGAATTAAGCTTTTTGAGCTTCCAGATTTGCTCTAA
- a CDS encoding heavy metal translocating P-type ATPase — MKKKLLRIILTAVLLAGAWLVEHFATLPMWQVLLVYLVPYLVISYDVLGEAVEGVMEGDPFDENFLMSIATIGALLIGFLPNAEPQFIEGVFVMLFFQLGELFEHYAEDKARDSISELMDIRPDVANVERNGVVKSVSPEEVTIGETVIVKPGEKIPLDGRVLEGASSLNTVALTGESMPRDVSVGMEVISGCVNLSGVLKVQVEKAYSESTAAKIIQLVEEAGDNKSHSESFIRRFARVYTPIVVIAALALAVIPPFFYDSYAPAFGVWLYRALTFLVVSCPCALVISIPLTFFAGIGGASHKGILIKGGNYMDALAKLSTVVFDKTGTLTRGTFDVEAIHPEKLSEQELLHLAAHVERYSTHPIALALRMSYTDEKDNCTVEDIQETAGQGITATVNGKTVSVGNDRLMATLNIILPTCERCASHVGTIVHVAIDGEYAGHIVISDQLKADAVKAIESLKQLGVSKTVMLSGDKREVVEQIAEQTKVTEYYAELLPADKVSHIERLIKEKNTDETIAFVGDGINDAPVLARADVGIAMGALGSDAAIEAADVVLMDDKPSKIALAIELSRRTIFIAKENAWFAIGIKVAVLLLATFGMASMGLAVFADVGVMVLAVLNAMRAR; from the coding sequence ATGAAAAAGAAACTTTTAAGAATCATTCTTACGGCTGTACTCCTCGCAGGAGCATGGCTTGTGGAGCATTTTGCAACACTCCCAATGTGGCAGGTGCTGCTTGTTTATTTGGTTCCATATCTGGTTATCAGTTATGATGTATTAGGTGAAGCGGTTGAGGGAGTCATGGAAGGCGACCCTTTTGATGAGAATTTCCTTATGAGTATTGCGACTATCGGAGCATTACTCATTGGTTTTCTTCCTAATGCTGAACCACAGTTTATCGAAGGAGTCTTTGTGATGTTGTTCTTCCAATTGGGTGAACTCTTTGAGCATTATGCGGAAGACAAGGCGCGCGACTCCATCTCTGAGCTGATGGATATTCGTCCTGATGTAGCCAACGTGGAGCGAAATGGAGTGGTAAAGAGCGTAAGTCCAGAGGAAGTGACGATTGGTGAGACTGTGATTGTTAAACCCGGAGAGAAGATACCATTAGATGGAAGGGTACTTGAGGGCGCTTCCAGCTTGAATACTGTGGCCCTTACGGGTGAGAGTATGCCACGTGATGTAAGTGTGGGCATGGAGGTTATCTCTGGTTGTGTTAATCTTTCGGGTGTGTTGAAAGTTCAAGTTGAAAAGGCATATAGTGAGTCTACGGCTGCAAAGATTATCCAACTCGTCGAAGAGGCAGGTGATAACAAGTCACACAGTGAGTCTTTCATTCGTCGTTTTGCACGTGTCTATACCCCTATCGTGGTGATTGCTGCTCTTGCTTTGGCTGTTATTCCTCCGTTCTTCTATGATAGTTACGCACCAGCCTTTGGTGTTTGGCTCTATCGTGCATTGACCTTCTTGGTTGTAAGTTGCCCATGTGCTTTGGTTATTTCTATTCCACTTACCTTCTTTGCAGGAATCGGTGGGGCTTCTCATAAGGGAATCCTCATTAAGGGTGGTAACTATATGGATGCTTTGGCAAAGCTCTCTACGGTGGTATTCGATAAGACTGGAACTTTGACACGTGGTACTTTTGATGTTGAGGCTATCCATCCAGAGAAACTCTCTGAGCAAGAGTTGCTTCATTTGGCAGCCCATGTTGAACGTTATTCTACCCATCCAATTGCCCTTGCCCTCCGTATGTCATATACAGATGAAAAGGATAATTGTACAGTTGAAGATATACAAGAAACAGCGGGACAGGGCATTACTGCTACTGTTAATGGTAAGACGGTAAGCGTTGGAAATGACCGCTTAATGGCTACACTTAATATTATACTTCCTACCTGCGAACGTTGTGCGAGCCATGTGGGTACGATTGTTCACGTTGCGATTGATGGTGAATATGCAGGCCATATCGTTATCTCTGACCAGCTGAAGGCTGATGCTGTGAAAGCAATAGAGTCTCTGAAGCAGTTGGGGGTTAGCAAGACAGTGATGTTGAGCGGCGACAAGAGGGAAGTTGTTGAGCAAATTGCTGAGCAGACAAAGGTGACGGAATACTATGCCGAACTGCTCCCTGCTGATAAGGTTAGTCACATTGAACGTCTTATTAAGGAGAAGAATACAGATGAAACAATAGCCTTTGTTGGTGATGGAATCAATGATGCACCAGTGTTGGCACGTGCTGATGTGGGTATTGCTATGGGTGCTTTGGGTAGTGATGCAGCCATTGAAGCAGCAGATGTTGTGTTGATGGATGATAAACCTTCAAAGATTGCACTTGCTATAGAACTCTCACGTCGTACTATCTTTATAGCAAAGGAGAACGCATGGTTTGCTATCGGTATCAAAGTTGCAGTTCTTCTCCTTGCTACCTTTGGAATGGCAAGCATGGGATTAGCTGTCTTTGCTGATGTTGGCGTTATGGTTCTTGCTGTTCTTAATGCGATGAGAGCAAGATAG
- a CDS encoding sodium-dependent transporter encodes MGEQKRAKFGSKLGMILATAGGAVGLGNVWRFPYMTGQNGGAAFILIYIGCILLLGLPCMVSEFIIGRHAASNTARAYTKLSNGTAWKWVGYLGVLTGFLITGYYAVVSGWCLQYGAASVLNHLHGTPEFFKSYFTDFSTNPWKPVLWTVMILLFTHYVIIHGVRDGIERASKILMPALFVLLVAIVIASCLLPGASKGIEFLLKPDFSKVTGDVFLGALGQSFYSMSIAMGCICTYASYYSRHTKLLNSAVQIGIIDCCVAILAGLMIFPAAFSVGVSPDSGPSLIFITLPNVFEQAFASMPVVGYIISMAFYLLLSMAALTSLISLHEVSTAFFQEELRISRPRAAMIVTAGCSLIGAVCSLSLGEWSFLKVAGVDLFDVFDFVTGQIFLPIGGLLTCLFIGWYVPKKLVKDEFTNWGTTRGIFFGTYYFLIRFVCPLAILAIFLHQLGVF; translated from the coding sequence ATGGGTGAACAAAAAAGAGCAAAGTTTGGAAGCAAGTTAGGTATGATTCTTGCCACGGCAGGCGGTGCTGTTGGTTTGGGTAATGTGTGGCGTTTCCCTTATATGACAGGTCAGAATGGTGGTGCTGCTTTCATTCTTATCTATATCGGTTGTATCTTGTTGTTGGGCTTACCTTGCATGGTCAGCGAGTTTATTATCGGTCGTCATGCAGCCTCTAATACCGCACGTGCCTACACAAAGCTATCCAATGGAACAGCTTGGAAGTGGGTGGGTTACTTAGGGGTGCTCACAGGTTTCCTCATTACTGGCTATTATGCTGTGGTTTCAGGTTGGTGCTTGCAATATGGTGCAGCCTCTGTGTTGAATCATCTTCATGGTACACCAGAGTTTTTTAAGTCTTATTTTACAGACTTTTCTACTAATCCATGGAAGCCAGTTCTATGGACAGTAATGATTCTACTTTTCACGCATTACGTTATCATTCATGGTGTTAGGGATGGTATTGAGCGTGCATCAAAGATTCTGATGCCAGCACTTTTCGTGCTTTTGGTGGCTATTGTCATAGCATCTTGCCTTCTTCCAGGAGCAAGTAAGGGAATAGAATTCCTTCTGAAGCCCGATTTTAGTAAGGTAACGGGTGATGTCTTCCTTGGTGCTTTGGGACAATCATTCTATTCGATGAGTATTGCAATGGGCTGTATTTGTACCTACGCCTCTTATTATAGCCGTCATACAAAGCTCTTGAACTCGGCTGTACAGATTGGTATTATTGATTGTTGCGTTGCAATTCTTGCAGGTTTGATGATTTTCCCAGCAGCCTTCTCGGTGGGAGTAAGTCCTGATAGCGGACCATCTCTTATCTTTATCACACTTCCAAATGTTTTTGAACAAGCCTTTGCAAGTATGCCTGTGGTAGGATATATTATTTCAATGGCATTTTATCTATTGCTTTCAATGGCAGCGTTGACCTCTTTGATTTCCCTACACGAGGTGAGTACAGCCTTCTTCCAAGAGGAGTTGCGCATCAGTCGTCCACGTGCTGCAATGATCGTTACGGCTGGTTGTTCGCTTATCGGTGCTGTCTGTTCGTTGTCGTTGGGCGAGTGGAGTTTCCTCAAAGTGGCAGGTGTCGACCTTTTCGACGTCTTCGACTTTGTGACAGGACAAATCTTCCTCCCTATTGGTGGACTTCTTACCTGCCTATTCATTGGCTGGTATGTACCTAAAAAGCTGGTGAAAGATGAGTTTACTAACTGGGGAACCACACGTGGTATCTTCTTTGGTACTTATTACTTCCTCATCCGTTTCGTCTGTCCACTGGCTATTCTTGCTATCTTCCTACATCAGTTGGGAGTATTCTAA
- a CDS encoding VanZ family protein, whose translation MNILQHILTKYPFSCIIVIGTWILCFMTIPETPLSSVRFIDKWTHSLIYLVLGLSISLEYIRTTKYPSPKFIVVWVWLIPVLMGGLIEILQSNCTNGNRSGEWLDFYADAIGSTIALLIGILLVRYRAKA comes from the coding sequence ATGAATATATTACAACACATCTTAACTAAATATCCATTTAGTTGTATTATTGTAATAGGAACTTGGATATTGTGTTTTATGACTATTCCTGAAACTCCATTGAGTTCTGTTAGGTTTATAGACAAGTGGACACATAGTCTTATCTACTTAGTTTTAGGACTAAGCATAAGCCTTGAATACATACGCACAACAAAGTATCCCAGCCCCAAGTTTATTGTCGTATGGGTCTGGTTAATACCTGTTCTTATGGGAGGACTCATAGAGATTCTTCAGTCCAACTGTACAAATGGGAATCGAAGTGGCGAATGGCTCGACTTCTACGCAGACGCTATTGGTTCGACAATAGCCTTACTTATCGGTATTCTTCTGGTACGATATCGCGCCAAAGCTTAA
- the dusB gene encoding tRNA dihydrouridine synthase DusB, which produces MKIGTIDLGERPLFLAPMEDVTDIGFRKMCKRFGAAMVYTEFVSADAVIRSIKSTLSKLVIDDSERPVGIQIYGRDVASMVEAAKIVEQVKPDVIDINFGCPVKKVANKGAGSGMLKNIPLLLDITREVVKAVNTPVTVKTRLGWDNDNLVITDLAEQLQDCGIQALTIHGRTRSQMYTGEADWTLIGEVKNNPRIHIPIIGNGDVTSIAEAHEKFDRYGVDAVMIGRATFGCPWLFNQGEKQLTIDDKIDILEEMLRINVERIDEHRGILHTRRHLAASPIFKGIPDFKKIRIAMLRTTKMDELMAILEDCREKLRE; this is translated from the coding sequence ATGAAAATAGGAACAATAGATTTGGGAGAACGCCCACTATTCTTGGCTCCAATGGAGGATGTGACAGATATTGGCTTCCGAAAGATGTGCAAACGCTTTGGGGCAGCCATGGTATATACGGAGTTTGTGTCGGCTGATGCCGTCATCCGTAGTATCAAGTCGACACTTTCAAAATTAGTCATTGACGATAGTGAGCGCCCTGTAGGAATACAGATATACGGCAGAGATGTAGCTTCGATGGTTGAAGCAGCCAAGATTGTAGAACAGGTTAAGCCCGATGTGATAGATATTAACTTTGGTTGTCCGGTGAAGAAGGTGGCAAACAAAGGTGCTGGCTCTGGTATGTTGAAGAACATCCCATTGCTACTTGACATCACAAGAGAGGTAGTAAAGGCTGTCAACACACCTGTCACAGTGAAGACTCGATTAGGTTGGGACAACGACAACTTGGTTATTACCGACCTTGCAGAACAATTGCAAGACTGTGGCATACAGGCATTAACGATTCATGGACGTACCCGTTCGCAGATGTACACAGGCGAGGCTGACTGGACACTGATTGGTGAGGTGAAGAACAATCCACGTATTCATATCCCCATCATTGGCAATGGTGACGTTACAAGTATTGCAGAAGCGCACGAGAAGTTCGACCGTTATGGTGTTGATGCTGTGATGATTGGACGCGCAACCTTTGGTTGTCCATGGCTCTTTAACCAAGGAGAGAAGCAGCTAACAATAGATGACAAGATTGACATTCTTGAAGAGATGCTACGCATAAATGTGGAACGTATCGACGAGCATCGTGGTATCCTGCATACTCGTCGACACTTAGCAGCATCGCCAATCTTCAAAGGAATCCCTGATTTTAAGAAGATACGCATCGCCATGTTGCGCACAACAAAGATGGATGAGCTGATGGCTATCCTCGAAGATTGCAGGGAAAAGCTAAGAGAATAA
- a CDS encoding helix-turn-helix transcriptional regulator, protein MKNNIRVERAIKRMTQAQLAELIGVSRQTIVAIESEKYVPSTVLSLKIARVFDKRVDDIFELEEGD, encoded by the coding sequence ATGAAGAATAATATAAGAGTAGAACGAGCAATAAAGCGTATGACCCAAGCTCAATTAGCAGAACTTATTGGGGTATCTCGTCAAACGATTGTCGCTATCGAAAGCGAGAAGTATGTTCCCTCAACAGTTCTCAGTCTGAAGATTGCACGTGTATTCGATAAGCGTGTAGATGATATTTTTGAACTTGAAGAAGGCGATTAA